A single region of the Drosophila takahashii strain IR98-3 E-12201 chromosome 2R, DtakHiC1v2, whole genome shotgun sequence genome encodes:
- the LOC108055676 gene encoding protein FAM13A isoform X2, translating to MRHPTTGLNEDDLSRLTGSSSSTASCGSAASSSSSSSSSSSNPADHRHEVVRSPEKPTPTAGGGDKSHLNSGFTSTYLPEIIHPALEWQKSSRKRKERLDSSSAFGQDRKLQRSNSEELLTEPPAIVSPTAQAQAANLLEAANLQCEVIRRVSSEDFKRTASYANYRQEFEREQEESSELGENNASLANLPSGGEAAKERPRLETSPARQLPVKEASDDSECEHERRRSSERFCKSRQPPVRKSGVAKKGGSGSKYLPSRRESEQSAYKYDLSALKYERRGFISSRKQQSQQNQSLADHNDNNLIDFHQQQQKELQTKRSASISPTPTTSSSAGSDDSTPTSNAPAPVKAKPQRQQQSLDLTSAQESLPWERGDEPAPILSRRYAHSRPHIGGNLDAAAQLAKAMPYPQQMPKQAATVQLHADSSDMDCCLEPMDAVRAFSSLENMRTRDVMQQVLPAMMVAFQSPEERLKAINRRVTVLKKKLVQLEESLEQRLGYRPSQAERLNDKYMKNALAELSKLRKERHELKTDPIAALGLKVGSGGGGGVGGGIGGQEVAKKLERMKATLAEIEQNLNEKRANGHRSEQLEDLNADQLMQEKSAVQHGLLYFESLYGHPITKEERDAARPLYDRYRQLKRLVSRTVMFGAGTGVPELPTILEHEAMVFEATSTPLQYSSNNSTETTNSPSDSNAPNTLTQNASSDESTTTTTTLTGPAAGGSTTSQENQTASENISALSVDQLWEQLDRARDEKSLLKATIREYESLFEEQNGRKMLKQDRRSLETETYAQYKEKKAKVRLLQALIKKHIGH from the exons ATGCGCCATCCCACAACTGGGCTGAACGAAGACGACCTGAGTCGTCTCACTGGTTCATCATCGTCGACGGCTTCGTGCGGCAGCgcagcctcctcctcctcatcatcatcgtcctcATCCTCGAATCCCGCTGACCACCGCCATGAGGTGGTCCGCAGTCCGGAGAAGCCAACGCCCACGGCGGGGGGAGGGGATAAGAGCCACCTGAACAGTGGCTTCACCTCCACCTACCTGCCGGAGATCATTCATCCGGCTCTGGAATGGCAGAAGTCGTCGCGCAAGCGCAAGGAGCGCCTGGATAGCAGCTCAGCCTTTGGCCAGGATCGCAAGCTGCAGCGCAGCAACAGCGAGGAGCTGCTCACGGAGCCTCCAGCTATTGTTTCGCCCACGGCCCAGGCACAAGCGGCCAATCTCCTGGAGGCGGCCAACCTGCAGTGCGAGGTTATCCGTCGCGTTTCCTCCGAGGACTTTAAGCGAACCGCCAGCTATGCCAACTATCGCCAGGAGTTCGAAAGGGAGCAGGAAGAGTCCTCGGAACTGGGCGAGAACAATGCCTCGTTGGCCAATTTACCAAGCGGCGGAGAAGCAGCCAAGGAGCGTCCTCGCCTGGAGACCAGTCCCGCTCGCCAGCTGCCGGTTAAAGAAGCTTCCGATGACTCCGAGTGCGAGCACGAAAGACGTCGCAGCAGCGAGCGCTTCTGCAAATCCCGGCAGCCGCCGGTTCGCAAGTCTGGAGTGGCCAAAAAGGGAGGCAGTGGCTCCAAGTATCTGCCCTCCAGGAGGGAGTCCGAGCAGAGTGCCTACAAGTACGATCTGTCGGCCTTGAAGTACGAACGCCGAGGTTTCATCAGCAGCAGGAAGCAGCAGAGTCAGCAGAATCAATCCTTGGCCGATCACAACGACAACAACCTGATAGACttccatcagcagcagcagaaggagcTGCAGACGAAGAGGAGCGCCAGTATTTCGCCCACACCCACCACGAGCTCCTCGGCGGGCAGCGATGACAGCACGCCCACTTCCAATGCCCCGGCGCCGGTGAAGGCCAAGCCACAAAGGCAGCAGCAGAGTCTGGATTTGACCTCCGCCCAGGAGTCGCTGCCCTGGGAGCGAGGCGATGAACCGGCGCCCATCCTCAGCCGACGTTATGCCCACTCGCGACCGCACATCGGTGGTAATCTGGATGCAGCTGCTCAGCTGGCCAAGGCCATGCCATATCCCCAACAGATGCCCAAGCAGGCGGCCACGGTGCAACTGCATGCGGACTCGAGCGACATGGACTGCTGCCTGGAGCCCATGGATGCGGTAAGGGCGTTCAGCTCCCTAGAGAACATGCGTACCCGCGATGTTATGCAACAGGTGCTGCCCGCCATGATGGTGGCCTTTCAATCGCCCGAGGAAAGGCTAAAGGCCATCAATCGTCGGGTGACTGTGCTGAAGAAGAAACTGGTCCAGTTGGAGGAGTCCCTGGAGCAGAGATTGGGCTACCGGCCGTCGCAGGCGGAGCGATTGAACGACAAGTACATGAAGAACGCCCTGGCGGAGTTGAGCAAGCTGCGCAAGGAACGGCACGAGCTCAAGACTGATCCCATCGCAGCTCTGGGTTTGAAGGTCGgaagcggaggaggaggaggagtcggAGGCGGAATCGGTGGCCAGGAGGTGGCCAAGAAACTGGAGCGCATGAAGGCCACCCTCGCTGAAATCGAGCAG AATCTCAACGAGAAGCGTGCAAATGGCCATCGCTCCGAGCAACTAGAAGATCTGAATGCCGACCAGTTGATGCAGGAGAAAAGTGCCGTGCAGCATGGACTGCTGTACTTCGAGAGCCTCTATGGCCATCCCATCACCAAGGAGGAGCGCGATGCCGCCCGTCCGCTTTACGATCGCTACAGGCAGCTAAAGCGACTGGTCTCACGCACCGTGATGTTTGGAGCGGGCACTGGGGTTCCGGAGCTGCCCACCATTCTGGAGCACGAGGCCATGGTGTTCGAGGCCACTTCCACACCGCTGCAGTATTCATCGAACAACAGCACCGAGACCACCAACTCGCCCAGCGACTCGAATGCCCCGAATACTCTGACCCAGAATGCTTCCTCCGATGAGTCGACCACCACTACGACCACTTTGACGGGTCCTGCGGCTGGAGGATCAACCACAAGTCAGGAGAACCAGACGGCCAGCGAGAACATCTCCGCATTGAGTGTGGATCAACTCTGGGAGCAGCTAGATCGAGCTCGCGATGAGAAATCCCTGCTGAAGGCCACCATCCGCGAGTACGAGTCCTTGTTCGAGGAGCAAAATGGACGCAAGATGCTCAAGCAGGATCGCCGCTCGCTGGAGACCGAAACCTACGCCCAGTACAAGGAGAAGAAGGCCAAGGTCCGCCTGCTGCAGGCCCTGATCAAGAAGCACATCGGGCACTAA
- the LOC108055676 gene encoding protein FAM13A isoform X1, with protein MTPRIITYILCGMRHPTTGLNEDDLSRLTGSSSSTASCGSAASSSSSSSSSSSNPADHRHEVVRSPEKPTPTAGGGDKSHLNSGFTSTYLPEIIHPALEWQKSSRKRKERLDSSSAFGQDRKLQRSNSEELLTEPPAIVSPTAQAQAANLLEAANLQCEVIRRVSSEDFKRTASYANYRQEFEREQEESSELGENNASLANLPSGGEAAKERPRLETSPARQLPVKEASDDSECEHERRRSSERFCKSRQPPVRKSGVAKKGGSGSKYLPSRRESEQSAYKYDLSALKYERRGFISSRKQQSQQNQSLADHNDNNLIDFHQQQQKELQTKRSASISPTPTTSSSAGSDDSTPTSNAPAPVKAKPQRQQQSLDLTSAQESLPWERGDEPAPILSRRYAHSRPHIGGNLDAAAQLAKAMPYPQQMPKQAATVQLHADSSDMDCCLEPMDAVRAFSSLENMRTRDVMQQVLPAMMVAFQSPEERLKAINRRVTVLKKKLVQLEESLEQRLGYRPSQAERLNDKYMKNALAELSKLRKERHELKTDPIAALGLKVGSGGGGGVGGGIGGQEVAKKLERMKATLAEIEQNLNEKRANGHRSEQLEDLNADQLMQEKSAVQHGLLYFESLYGHPITKEERDAARPLYDRYRQLKRLVSRTVMFGAGTGVPELPTILEHEAMVFEATSTPLQYSSNNSTETTNSPSDSNAPNTLTQNASSDESTTTTTTLTGPAAGGSTTSQENQTASENISALSVDQLWEQLDRARDEKSLLKATIREYESLFEEQNGRKMLKQDRRSLETETYAQYKEKKAKVRLLQALIKKHIGH; from the exons ATGACGCCCAGGATTATTACATACAttttg TGCGGCATGCGCCATCCCACAACTGGGCTGAACGAAGACGACCTGAGTCGTCTCACTGGTTCATCATCGTCGACGGCTTCGTGCGGCAGCgcagcctcctcctcctcatcatcatcgtcctcATCCTCGAATCCCGCTGACCACCGCCATGAGGTGGTCCGCAGTCCGGAGAAGCCAACGCCCACGGCGGGGGGAGGGGATAAGAGCCACCTGAACAGTGGCTTCACCTCCACCTACCTGCCGGAGATCATTCATCCGGCTCTGGAATGGCAGAAGTCGTCGCGCAAGCGCAAGGAGCGCCTGGATAGCAGCTCAGCCTTTGGCCAGGATCGCAAGCTGCAGCGCAGCAACAGCGAGGAGCTGCTCACGGAGCCTCCAGCTATTGTTTCGCCCACGGCCCAGGCACAAGCGGCCAATCTCCTGGAGGCGGCCAACCTGCAGTGCGAGGTTATCCGTCGCGTTTCCTCCGAGGACTTTAAGCGAACCGCCAGCTATGCCAACTATCGCCAGGAGTTCGAAAGGGAGCAGGAAGAGTCCTCGGAACTGGGCGAGAACAATGCCTCGTTGGCCAATTTACCAAGCGGCGGAGAAGCAGCCAAGGAGCGTCCTCGCCTGGAGACCAGTCCCGCTCGCCAGCTGCCGGTTAAAGAAGCTTCCGATGACTCCGAGTGCGAGCACGAAAGACGTCGCAGCAGCGAGCGCTTCTGCAAATCCCGGCAGCCGCCGGTTCGCAAGTCTGGAGTGGCCAAAAAGGGAGGCAGTGGCTCCAAGTATCTGCCCTCCAGGAGGGAGTCCGAGCAGAGTGCCTACAAGTACGATCTGTCGGCCTTGAAGTACGAACGCCGAGGTTTCATCAGCAGCAGGAAGCAGCAGAGTCAGCAGAATCAATCCTTGGCCGATCACAACGACAACAACCTGATAGACttccatcagcagcagcagaaggagcTGCAGACGAAGAGGAGCGCCAGTATTTCGCCCACACCCACCACGAGCTCCTCGGCGGGCAGCGATGACAGCACGCCCACTTCCAATGCCCCGGCGCCGGTGAAGGCCAAGCCACAAAGGCAGCAGCAGAGTCTGGATTTGACCTCCGCCCAGGAGTCGCTGCCCTGGGAGCGAGGCGATGAACCGGCGCCCATCCTCAGCCGACGTTATGCCCACTCGCGACCGCACATCGGTGGTAATCTGGATGCAGCTGCTCAGCTGGCCAAGGCCATGCCATATCCCCAACAGATGCCCAAGCAGGCGGCCACGGTGCAACTGCATGCGGACTCGAGCGACATGGACTGCTGCCTGGAGCCCATGGATGCGGTAAGGGCGTTCAGCTCCCTAGAGAACATGCGTACCCGCGATGTTATGCAACAGGTGCTGCCCGCCATGATGGTGGCCTTTCAATCGCCCGAGGAAAGGCTAAAGGCCATCAATCGTCGGGTGACTGTGCTGAAGAAGAAACTGGTCCAGTTGGAGGAGTCCCTGGAGCAGAGATTGGGCTACCGGCCGTCGCAGGCGGAGCGATTGAACGACAAGTACATGAAGAACGCCCTGGCGGAGTTGAGCAAGCTGCGCAAGGAACGGCACGAGCTCAAGACTGATCCCATCGCAGCTCTGGGTTTGAAGGTCGgaagcggaggaggaggaggagtcggAGGCGGAATCGGTGGCCAGGAGGTGGCCAAGAAACTGGAGCGCATGAAGGCCACCCTCGCTGAAATCGAGCAG AATCTCAACGAGAAGCGTGCAAATGGCCATCGCTCCGAGCAACTAGAAGATCTGAATGCCGACCAGTTGATGCAGGAGAAAAGTGCCGTGCAGCATGGACTGCTGTACTTCGAGAGCCTCTATGGCCATCCCATCACCAAGGAGGAGCGCGATGCCGCCCGTCCGCTTTACGATCGCTACAGGCAGCTAAAGCGACTGGTCTCACGCACCGTGATGTTTGGAGCGGGCACTGGGGTTCCGGAGCTGCCCACCATTCTGGAGCACGAGGCCATGGTGTTCGAGGCCACTTCCACACCGCTGCAGTATTCATCGAACAACAGCACCGAGACCACCAACTCGCCCAGCGACTCGAATGCCCCGAATACTCTGACCCAGAATGCTTCCTCCGATGAGTCGACCACCACTACGACCACTTTGACGGGTCCTGCGGCTGGAGGATCAACCACAAGTCAGGAGAACCAGACGGCCAGCGAGAACATCTCCGCATTGAGTGTGGATCAACTCTGGGAGCAGCTAGATCGAGCTCGCGATGAGAAATCCCTGCTGAAGGCCACCATCCGCGAGTACGAGTCCTTGTTCGAGGAGCAAAATGGACGCAAGATGCTCAAGCAGGATCGCCGCTCGCTGGAGACCGAAACCTACGCCCAGTACAAGGAGAAGAAGGCCAAGGTCCGCCTGCTGCAGGCCCTGATCAAGAAGCACATCGGGCACTAA